Genomic DNA from Anabrus simplex isolate iqAnaSimp1 chromosome 9, ASM4041472v1, whole genome shotgun sequence:
AAAAATATGTTATGCCTGCAATGGAAGGTGAACTGGCTAGCCACTTCAAAAACTTCGTGAAATAACATCCAGTTCCATAACACAGGACCCAGTCTTTGTAGGCAAGATCAGATTTATATCACGACTGAGGATAGGACACACAGAGCTATCttctaagaagaaaaaaaaaaaagcatcatccCATCTGCAATATATGTAACTCTCCATTGACTATCAAGCATATGACTGATGTCAACTGTACAACCAACGGCGTAAGTACCACAGTAATCTTAACCATTTCCAAAAGACACTGAACTCTCCTTCACTATGCCTCCAAACTATTAAATTTTTAAAGATTCTTGTTTGTATTTCCAAATATAAAGATTGCTTTTTCAAAGGTTGTATATtcaatgtaaatattttatttatgtaaaattgTTTTGATACTTTCACATTTAAAATAAGTCGCGATACGACCATCGAGTTAAAGCGACTAcatcattttaaataaaataaaaaaagtaaaatgcCGTTACTAcatcgcttctgtagcaaaacgtctTGTTTATAAACTTACACAAAATAAAATAGGCTTCGacaaaagtagcatctcttcaagccaCCATGTTGATACAAAAgcacacaaatacaaacacacactaacacaTTACTGTATTCATTCCTTACACCACAGCCTatgtagctgtatgtttcaaccattacttgtagactgGAGCCCATCTTCGGTACGCTGCACAGCCCTGAGGCCGCAACGTGGGGAAGTATAAGCCGAATGAGGGAGAGGTTCGGGCCCGCGTGCACAGgcatttctagcacgggcactacGCGGGCAAAGTCTGACCCCCGTGACTTGGAAAATATCATACTTGAAAAGAGCAGAGTGAAAGAATGGGACTCTATCTTAACATTAGTAAAACAAAGATTACCATCGGACATGAAGATCAATGATGATGCGACAAAGTGGTGCATAGTTTCTGTCTTCTGGGATCGACCATCAGTAGCAGTGGTTCTGACAGTACAAAAATTCGTTACAGAGTAACTTTTCGTTTCAAAAGTCTGTGAGTCAGCACTGAGGGATCTGAAACGTCTATTTGAAAACAAACAGCTGAAGGCAATCCATTCATGCAGTCACCCGGAGTCGACGTCAACTTGATGATGCAAAGAGAGAGATCTGCTTACGAGGATTATGACAGGGTAGATGCTCGACTACTAAGTGCTTGTGAGCGAGTGTATGGGACGAACATCATTTGAATCGAAGTGGATGATCGACACGAAGAGCCGTTCTTGTAAAGTGGACGCAAACGCATAGCACCGCTCTGTTCATGTAAATGTTCTATGGTGTTTTGCCTCCAGCGGAGAAATATTTTCGGACGTGGGTTCGTATTCAAAATGCTATCCACTAGGTGCCCCTATAAGCCCTCAAAGAGTGCAATAGGAATTTAGATACACTATATGTTCAGAGTTGCTGAATCGAATTCCGGCACATTCAAAAACTAATTTTCAGTGAAAAATTCTGTCACTCTGATATATTAAACCTATTCAGGACCGGGTATGTTGAAGATGAGGGCACCTATAAAGACCAGCTGTTTTCCAGTAGGTGATTGTTGTAgtaagggaaagtacaactaggccaccGTCCCCTCGTAAGACAAGTTAAAATGGAAGAGTTCCGCTCGTTAGAAGAATGAAGGTCTCGGCAAAGGAAACAGAAAGGCTACGAAGgccgtgaaattgaaagacttctAGGCCCCACAAAACTCAGGTGGAAgagaacagttgaccaagggaggttggacagagatatgaaagtgaggagcaccCTACCACGAGTAAATGGAAACAATACCAGACTACCTCGTGCTCGCCAACATACGCTCCCAAATTCAGAGTACCTATGGTCCCCTTTTTAACGTCCTCGTATGACAGAtaggaaataaaatgaatgtattctGCCGTACCCATTCATGAGGGtgctgagataataataataataataataataataataacaataataataagtgccATCAAGGCAGCCAACCTACCGATTTCCACATTCCTGTTATGCTGACGTCCTGTTTGCGATTCTTGTCTTAAGAGCAACATGGCTCTCATTGCTGAAATAATGTAAATTAGTCTGATGACGGTGAGTGCAACAAGAAGTTGCCAACAACAGTGACGAAGAGTGCCAAGAAATAGActacctcagccgggatcgaacccgagaaCTACAGGTCATGAATCGGACACACGACCACTGATCAACCGAGGCAGCTTTGCTATTGTGGTGAAAGGGACGAGCAATACGATCACTTTTAACAGGAAATacagaataaaatgtattatatatattctatttgctttacggcgcaccgacacagataccgtgcgtcttatggcggtgatgggataggaaaggcctgggagtgggaaggaagccgccgtggtcttcactaaggtacagccccagcatttgcctagtgtaaaaatgggaaaccacagaaaaccatctttagagctgccgacagtggggttcgaacccactatctcccggatgcaagctcacagccgtgcgcccctaaccacacggccagctcgtccggtaATGTATTAAACAATATTACCGTACATTTTTAAAGTTTTagacattgcgtgccaaaagcctgcattacattccaaacctctccgtagggctcatatggagtgagggcatatgacgctgttgatgatgatgatgatgatgattcgtccgtcgggcgGCGACGTTAAGCATAGAGCAGACCCCCtggtgctattccacaggagtaggctatgtgctggcactgcgtttcgcccgccccccccccccttcctgctatcatatatcccgtcattcatttcatcttattaactcctccgattaggttgacatcaagaagggaatccagtcataaaaacccaccacgacagattcatctcgcctcatacctgaCCGACCCctggagaaacgggacaagggttgggcaaagGAACATTTTAAAAGTTTTAGGTTTACGCCTTCTACGAAATATCACCAGCTGCTCTTTTCTAGCTAGTGCAGCCATTTTGACGATTTATCGTCACAGCTGGTTCCTGATCATTATGGAGCAATTAATCCTGTTTTGCCCTTCACATATAAAGGAGGATGTCGAACCACTGACGGAGGTTCCGTGCCCAGGTTAAACTCCatacttttccttttattttgcctTCTGTGATAAGTTATACCGAGCTGTATATATCGTTTCGAAAGGTTGACCGAAATAGTTGCTTCCCTCCATTTTGCGAAGGTGAGGTCTTTGTAGGACTTCCCAGCACGGACGGAGTTACTTTATCGCCAGAGACGTGGCCTATTATTGATATCGGAATGTCCAACATTCTACTGAAATCACCATTTAATATCCAGGTTGGCGTGCATCAGGAGTCGGCTTTTTGTCCACCTTTGTACATTCTATACCTGCACACCATCAATGTAGAGTTTCAGATACCACATTCTTGGACCTTAGTTTATGCTCACGACATTATTGCCTCCTGCGAATCTCAACGAGAACTACAATAGCTAATCCAGCAATGAAGAAGTTACTTAGATGGACTGCGACTTTACGTCAGGAAGACTGAATACATGGAGTGAAAGCAATAAATGGGTCCATTAATATTGACGCCGTTCGGTCGTTGACCTTCCTGAGAGAAATCAGTGTAGATATTTGGAATCGATCACTGTTTCAGATTGCTGTACACTGCCAGATCCAAGGAACAGAGTAAACACAGCATAGATGAAGTGGCAACAAGTTACAAGAGCACTTTTCGACCGGAAGATCCTGTTATTTATAAAATCAAAGATTTTTAGGACAGTCATTCGTCCAGTGGCGCTACACGGGACTAATTGTGAGTGCGGGCCTGCACAAGACGACATGGACGACTTCTCAATGTCACAGAAATGAAGATTCGTCATTGGCATCTGGGGCTCACTAAATTGGACCAAGTAAGAAACCAGGCTGTTAGAGCGGTTCCAATTACTAATGAATTGGGGAGACTCGCCTGAGGTGGTTTGTGCATGTACTGCTCAGTAATACCACAGTTGCGAAAATCGGCACTGGGTTTCTCTGAGGGCCGTCGACCACGGGGACAGAAGCGATGGGAAGCAAAGGGCAGAAAAGCTGGCCTGCGATTACGAGGGATAAACGCTTGGGACGAGTGGGTTTACAGAGGTAAAAAGCTGTTTTCGTGCATTTGGCCCGATATTTCAGGGCTTATTTCTCTGATGCATTAAAAGAAATTACCTGTTATTACATTGCTTGTTAATTTCTATAGCTCCCGCAACCCGAACTAACCTGTTCCCTTTTTTATTCTCTTTTATGTTCGTATCGTCCTTTCTAGTTTCTTGAATTGAATAGATTTGGAGGGAGATCATAGCTTATTGACTACCTTGTTCTTATTTCAGCTGGCCTTCGGGATAGCCCAGATTCTCCATCACTTGGCACATTCTCCGTTGGGTTCGCTGTCGATGAACGACTTCCGCCGTCAGCAGTTCGTACTGGTTGGGGGCACTCTCAAACTGTCTGATGTAGACGATCTGGGCGTGACGGAGCCAGAGTGTGAGACAGATAACGAGTGTGGGATCACCAGTGGCAATGTCAGTGGCATGCCGGTAGTAAGACTACCTTGCGTCCAGTCTCGCTGCTTGGGACATAATGAGAGACTCAACATCTGGCATGCTGGGCAACACTTCATCAGACTGTTCTTACCACTTAGTGCTCCCGCCTCACTGGAACCTCACATCCAGGAACTGTTGGCGGCTTACTCCAACAGCGGAGGCGAAGCTGCGGGCTGGGACACCGCTCAGATCCTTAGTGCAACCCAAAGGCTGGTCAACCACTTCGTATCCGGCAGCTACATTAGTACCTCCACGGGCATTGGAAGCTTGGGTAAGGAGAAGAGCACCCATCTTTGACAAGATGTGAacattgtccttgtccttttatgTCTGTATATTTGTTTCTTATTCCTATTGCTCCCTTTTCCTACATTGATCTGTTTTACCCTAATATGTGTTTGTATCCACGTTCCAATCTATCTATACATGAATTTATATGTTAAATATACATTATCTACAAAAAAAATTGAGCACCTGCCCAAAATGTTTGTACGGCGGTTGTTAGTCCGTTAACACCTCGAAGTGCTCCTCTAGCCGCTTTAACAGCAGCCACCCTGTCCCGTATGCTCTCAACAAGTATGTGAAGGACGTCCTCTGGGATTCGTCGCCATTCCTCTTGTAACTGTTCCGACAGTTTGATAGTGGATTTTGGCCATATCTCACTCACCATGCGGTCCAATTCGTCCCAAAGATGATGTGTTGGATTGAGAGAGGGATTCTGGGCACGACACTCAAATCCACGAACATTGTTGTCAGCGTACCACTACATAGTAACCTCCGAAACATGGCATCTAACTTTGTCATCGTAAAAGTTACAATATGCCTTCGTATTCATATTGCCACCAGCGGTCCCACACCGAAGTACGAGGAACACCCCCACACCATCACTCTACCGCCATCGATTTTTTGGTTAGCCCTATACACTCCGGGAGAAGCCGTTCCAAGGTAGTCGCCACACCCATACACGTCCATCGGACCGGAATAATGTGAACCTCGAATCATCACTCCAGAGAACAGATATCTAATTCTCCAGTGTCCAGTTGCGGCGGTCCAAACATCACCTGAGCTGCCAAGCTTTATTGTTCCTCGTGATATGGGGCTCATGTGCTGTTACTCTTCCGGAGTATTCGAGTTCATGGGCCTCTACGCACTTTTATAATAGAAACAGATACTCCTGTTGGTGCATGAAACTCCGTCGAGTGATTGCCATATTTTTGACAACTTTTCACATTTCAGGGTTCTGCTATTCCTGTCGGTCAACATTTTAGGTCGCCTCGGACGTGCACCATCGGTACAGTGCCCATCTACCTTCAACTTGCGTAGGACGAGTGCTACTGTTGATCTGGGCCTGTTTAACTTAGCTACAATCACCCCGCTATACAGCCCGCTGAGGTAACGGCCCTTATCGAAATCCCATAGCTCTTTACTTCGTACCATCTCCTTGTAACTGGTACTCGTACGTCCCGAAGTGTATGTAGGCCACAAAAATCAGCTGACGTACTAAATTAccatcagggccgatgacctagatgttagtcccctttaaacaacaagcataatcaaatTACCATCATGGGTGCCCAATTACTTTTTGGTAGATAGTGTACACAGTACTTTGAGTTGGTATAAAATTTGTCTTACAGACCAAAAATGTGTAATCTCTTTCACGTACTACAAAACTAATTCCCAAATAATAAAAATGCTGTATATCTTCAAGATAATGTTTCAGGAATAGCGCTATCCTGGGCCACTTAATAACAACTTAACACCATAAAGCAGAAAAACAATTAAAGGGAAATTGTTCATAAGAACCTTTCTCGAGTAGGCTACTTATCAATGTTCATGTATACTTCATTTTTCTTCCTACTGAAACTGAAAAAGAATGGAGTAGATTTTAACTACATAAAGCATTTTGAAATGTGTTCCATTTAACAGAAGGAAAGTAAATGAGACTGAGAAGTTGGTATTTGCAAGGTACTGTAGAAGTTTCTGTTCACAAATTTCCTACAGATATATAATTATAAACTCTCTATTTAGGTTTCCAGAAGATAGATGACAGTGATTTACCGGGGATGTTTGACTACAGATGTCATCATTCTATCTCTGCAGTGGGCTGTGTAATATCAGTCTTTAATGAAGTGGAAGCAGCAGAACTATGTGCAAAGGATCCACACTGTAAAGCTGTTGTGCTTGGTCAAGACCACACCTGGACAGGTACGTCTTGTTTCCTCATAGCCACATATACTCTGTGTTCACTACCTACTGACCACTGCTCAGGACAAGATGTAAGTTCATGAAGAAATATTTACGAGGAGGAAAATGTAGTGTAATAAGGAAAGTACTGGGCGAGGGTTGCCGTTCTTCACGTGTCGCCGTCACACCGTCCTGAACACCCGTAGGGAACccatcaacttcgatgaatggataatcagatagaaaaaaaaaaaaagcgttgaAAACGCTCTCCCCCAACCTGCACACAAGCTTTGTAACATGTGATGAATATCGGTTCACTCCCTGCAATTCAGCGTCTTTAATCTTCTCGGTGCGAATTGCATTTTTCAGTTCTTCTATGGCTCCCCCCCCGCACCACCTACTTCTAACTCCCAGTCACCGCTACTGCTGCGTGATGTTTTCAGGGGCAGTAATATAGTATAGGTTTATGGCTAGCTCGCTCTCCTGATTTGCGACTTCTATTTACAGGGCAATTTGAAAGATAAGAGTATACCTGTATACTCCCGAACTGATGTAAGGATCATTTTTGTTCACAATATTAAAGTTGTACATTTTTTTGTGAAACTTTGTTTTCAGTCCCACAAGCTATTTTTagatcaaattttgttaaaatattCACATTTTAAAGATTCCTTTTCCAAAATGTGTGAACGTTACGTATTGTTTGCTAGTTTTTTTCTTTGACCCTTTCTGGACTGTATCCATTTGCTTTTGCGATTCGTTTTATTATCCTTACCTCTTTCGTTTCATTTTCTTCTTTCATAGGAATTTCCAGCATTCTGCTGCTAATTTGTGGGTGATTAGATTTGTAACTGATTGTGGTGATCGATTGTGTTGGCTTCCTGAAAATCTTGaattctattttattttcattttttattaaagtAAGATTCAGAAAATTTAATTTATCATAGTTTTAT
This window encodes:
- the LOC136880812 gene encoding extracellular tyrosine-protein kinase PKDCC, translated to MVTELGDPLDTVRLLQLSWEDRLRLAFGIAQILHHLAHSPLGSLSMNDFRRQQFVLVGGTLKLSDVDDLGVTEPECETDNECGITSGNVSGMPVVRLPCVQSRCLGHNERLNIWHAGQHFIRLFLPLSAPASLEPHIQELLAAYSNSGGEAAGWDTAQILSATQRLVNHFVSGSYISTSTGIGSLGFQKIDDSDLPGMFDYRCHHSISAVGCVISVFNEVEAAELCAKDPHCKAVVLGQDHTWTGRTLAVFKNGYSSPAMKKGFSLLLKKGVS